The nucleotide sequence TGAACTCGGGCGCGGTCTCCGCGCCCTTCTCGGCGGCGCTCGACGCCGAAGTGATCATCGTCATCGGCGCCAACCCGACCGTGAACCACCCGGTCGCCGCGACCTTCCTCAAGAACGCGGTCAAGCAGCGCGGCGCCAAGCTGATCATCATGGATCCGCGGCGCCAGACGCTCTCGCGCCACGCCTACCGGCACCTCGCCTTCCGGAACGGCACCGACGTGGCGATGCTCAACGCGATGCTCAACGTCATCGTGGAGGAAGGTCTCTACGACGAGCAGTACATCGCCGGATACACGGAGAACTTCGAGGCGCTGAAGGAGAAGATCGTCGACTTCACGCCGGAGAAGATGGCGCCGGTCTGCGGTATCGACGCCGAGACCCTGCGGGAGGTCGCACGGCTCTACGCACGGGCCAAGTCCTCGATCATCTTCTGGGGCATGGGCGTCAGCCAGCACGTTCACGGCACGGACAATTCCCGCTGCCTGATCGCGCTCGCGCTGATCACCGGGCAGATCGGACGCCCGGGCACGGGCCTGCACCCGCTGCGTGGCCAGAACAACGTGCAGGGCGCCTCCGACGCCGGCCTGATCCCGATGGTCTACCCGGACTACCAGTCCGTCGAGAAGGCGGCGGTGCGCGAGCTCTTCGAGGAGTTCTGGGGCCAGTCCCTCGACCCGCAGCGGGGGCTCACCGTCGTCGAGATCATGCGGGCGATCCATGCGGGCGAGATCCGCGGCATGTTCGTCGAGGGCGAGAACCCGGCGATGTCCGATCCAGACCTCAACCACGCCCGGCACGCGCTCGCGATGCTCGATCACCTCGTGGTGCAGGACCTGTTCCTCACCGAGACGGCCTTCCACGCCGACGTGGTGCTGCCGGCCTCCGCCTTCGCCGAGAAGGCGGGCAGCTTCACCAACACCGACCGGCGCGTGCAGATCGCCCAGCCCGTCGTCGCCCCGCCCGGCGACGCGCGCCAGGACTGGTGGATCATCCAGGAGCTGGCCCGGCGCATGGGCCTGCCCTGGAGCTACGGGGGACCGGCCGACATCTTCACCGAGATGGCGCAGGTGATGCCCTCGCTCGCCAACATCACCTGGGAGCGGCTGGAGCGCGAGGGCGCGGTGACCTACCCGGTCGACGCGCCCGACCAGCCCGGCAACGAGATCATCTTCTACGCCGGCTTTCCGACCGAGAGCGGCCGGGCCAAGATCGTGCCGGCCGCCATCGTGCCGCCGGACGAGGTGCCGGACGCCGAGTTCCCGATGGTGCTCTCGACGGGGCGCGTGCTGGAGCACTGGCACACCGGCTCGATGACCCGGCGGGCGGGCGTGCTCGACGCGCTCGAACCCGAGGCCGTGGCCTTCATGGCGCCCAAGGAACTCTACCGCCTCGGGCTGGAGCCGGGCGACACGATGCGGCTGGAGACGCGCCGTGGCGCCGTCGAGCTGAAGGTGCGCTCGGACCGCGACGTGCCGGCGGGCATGATCTTCATGCCCTTCTGCTACGCGGAGGCCGCGGCCAACCTGCTGACGAACCCGGCGCTCGACCCGATGGGCAAGATTCCGGAGTTCAAGTTCTGCGCGGCGCGGGTGACACCGGTCCCGCCGATATCCGTCGCCGCCGAGTGACCTCCGGCCGGTCCGCCACGCGGCCGGCGGCACGCCTCGACGTGCCGCCGGGCCCCGACGCTCGACAGCTTGATACCGGCGCGCGGGCAGAGCCGATCCGGTCAACCGGCAACGGTGTCGGGCGCCGATCCCAGGGCTGAGTGCCGGAAGGCTGGTTTTGCCGGCCTCACGCCTCCGCGAGCGCCACGGCGCGGGCGGCCGGCAGGTTCTGTCGCAGCTCGCGCGTCACCGAAGTCGATGCCGCCACCGTGCCGAGATTGGCGAAGGTCTCGTGGTTCTTCTCGATGGCGGAGAGGTCGTAGAGGTAGTTGACCATCAGCCCGTGGGACTGCCTCAGCCCCTTGCGCGAGACGTCGCCCAGGAAGTTGATGCGCTCCAGCCGCGCGCCGTTGCCGAGATGGAAGCGGGCGACCGGGTCGATGGGCCGGCCGCGCGGGTTCTTGGCGCGCAGGAAGTAGGCGGCCGCCGCCGGGATCAGGGCCTTGCGCACCGCGTCGGACTTCGCCTTGTCGGCGCACCAATCGGGCTCGTCGAGGAGCCGCAGGGTCTCGACGTCGTCGCGGGTGATGCCCTGCGGCGCGTCCGCCCGGCGCTCGCGGTCGAGCCAGGCCGCGAAGCCCGGCACGGGCGAGAGCGTGACGAAGGTCTTCAGCCCCGGGATCTCGCGGGCGAGATCCTCCACAACCTGCTTGATCAGGAAGTTGCCGAAGGTGACGCCGGCGAGCCCCCGCTGGCAGTTCGAGATCGAGTAGAAGATCGCCGTGGTGAACGCGCGCGGGGAGAGCGTCCGGCGCTCCTCGCTCAGGATCGGTGCGATGGCCGGCGCGATCGCGTCGGTGAGCGCCACCTCCACGAAGATCAGCGGCTCGTCCACCAGCGCCGGGTGGAAGAAGGCGAAGCAGCGCCGGTCGGCGGGCTCGATGCGCCGGCGCAGGTCCTCCCAGCCCTGGATCTCGTGCACCGCCTCGTAGCGGATGATCTTCTCCAGGATATGGGCGGGCGTCGTCCAGTCGATGTGGCGCAGCACCAGGAAGCCGCGGTTGAACCACGAGGCGAAGAGGTGCTCGAAATCGGAATCGAGGCTGGCGACGGCGTCGGTCACCTCCGGCGGGCAGGCCGGATCGTCGCCCAGCGCCTTGCGCAGGTCGAACAGGTCCTCGCGCATCCGCACGAGAGCCAGCGTGCCGTCGCGGGCGAGGTTGAGGCGGCGGATCAGCTCCTGGCTGCGCGGCTCCACCGCCGCGTGCAGCGCCCCCAGGCGCGCGCGCGACGGCTCCAGCCGGTAGGCCTCGATCGCCGCGTCGACCGCCGCGTGGTCGGCGTCGAAATCGACGGCGATGCGGCGCAGGAAGTCGTGGCGTTCGGGAGCGGTGAAGCTGGCGTAGCGGTCGAGGATCAGGCGGGCCAGGGCCACGCCGGAGGCCTCGCCGCGGCGGGAGATCAGGTCGTCGCAGAGCTTGACCAGTTCGGCCGCGCTGGCGCGGGCCGCGAGGTCGCCGCGACTGATCCCGATGAGGTCGCGGCCGCGGTCGCTGATCGTCTGGATCAGGTCTCCGAAGAAGGAGCTCGTCGCCATGCCTCGCCCGCTCCCCGACACACCGCCGATACCCCGGTGCGCCTGTTTCTATGGCGAGAGCGCGTCGGCGGCCAGGGGCCGCTCCCGCGACGACCCCGCGCGCCGCGTCAGGTCCGGCCGCCCTCGGCGATCACCGCGCGGTCGGCGCGCTCGCGCCAGTCGCCGATGCCGTGCTGGCGGGCGAAGCGCAGCTCCGCGGCCCGCAAGGCCCGCTCCGGATCGCGCGCGCGCTGGATGCCGACCGAGCCGACGGTGAAGGGGACGCCCAGAATCTCCCTGGCGAAATCGATACGGTAGTTCGACACGCGGAACTCCCTGATCGTGTTGCGGTTGCATCGTCATCCGGCCGAATCGGCCGGGGAGATGGCTAGGATCACCGTCATACAAAACGATGATTCGTCCGCCGCCAAGTGTGACGGGCGGCCGATCCCGTGCGTGCGGGCGCGATTCAGCGCTTTTTCGCCGGTCCGGAGCCTCTCCAGAACCCCGATATGGTGGTCCGATCCCCCGGATGAAGGGACTGCGCCATTCCTTCGCGCCCCTGCCCCGCGGGCGGGCCGGTTGTCAGCACGCCCACTCGGGCCTAACCGGCACCTCCGTCCTACCTCAAAAATTCTGCCCTCAGAGCCCCGCGAGGTCCCATGCCCGCCATCCGTTCGCCCCTGGCCCGCGCGGGCGTGCAGGCATGAACGGAGGCCAGGATTCGGCCGGTTCCCTGACCGCGCGGGCGCGGCTCGGCCTCACGCTGATCGCGGGCGGCGCGGTCGCCAACATCTACTACAACCAGCCGCTGCTCGCCCTGCTGACGGCCGAGTTCGGCGACGCGGCGGCCCTCTGGGTGCCGGCGGGCTGCCTTGTCGGCTACGGCCTCGGCATCGTCGGGCTGGTGCCGCTCGGCGACGGGCTGCCGCGCCGCACGCTGATCGTGGGCCAGCTCCTCGCGCTGGCGCTGGCCCTGGTGGCGGCGGGCCTCAGCCCAAACCTGCCCGCGCTGGCGCTCGCGAGCCTCGCGATCGGCATCCTCTCGTCCGCGGCGCAGCAGGCTGTGCCCTTCGCGGCCGAGCTGGCGCCGGACGCCTCGCGGGGCCGCGTGGTGGGCCAGGTGATGACGGGGCTCCTCACCGGCATCCTGCTCGCCCGCACCGCGAGCGGCTTCGTGGGCGCGCATCTCGGCTGGCGGGCGGTGTTCCTGGCGGCGGCCGGCGTGGCGCTCGCGATGGCGGGGATCGCGCGGGCCACCCTGCCGCACACGCCGCAGGCGCGGCGCCTGCGCTACCGCGCCCTGATGCTCTCGATCTTGCATCTCGCCCGCACGCAGCCGGTGCTGCGCCGGGCGAGCCTGTCCCAGGCGCTGCTGTTCGCGAGCTTCAACGCCTTCTGGGTGACGCTGGCGCTCCTCGTCGAGGCGGAGCCCTTCAACCTCACGGCGGCGGGCGCGGGCCTGTTCGGGGTGATCGGCGTGGCGGGCGCGCTGGTGGCGCCGCTCTCTGGCCGCTTCACCGACCGGCGCGGGGCACGGCCCGTCGTGGTGGGCGGCGCCGTGCTGGTGATGGCGGCCTTCGGGGTGCTGTGGGCGGCCGGGCAATGGTCGCTCGCCGCGGTGGCTTTGGGCGTGCTCCTCATCGATATCGGCCTCAACGGCGCGCTCATCGCCAACCAGACCCGGGTCTACGCGCTGGCGCCAGGCGCCCGCGGCCGGCTCAACACGGTGCTGTTCACCGTGATGTTCGTGTTCGGGGCGGCGGGCGCCTTCGCGGGCTCGAAGGCCTTCCTCCTCGGCGGCTGGCCCGCGGTCTGCGCGGTCGGCCTCGGGCTGTCGGGCCTCTCGCTCCTCGTCGCCCTCACCGACCCGCACGGGCGGCTGGCCCGAGGGCTCTGAGCCCTTGTTTTGACGCGCTCTCTTGCGCCGAACCGGCATCCACTTCGGCGGAGAGCGCTCTATCTCTTTGTGGTCGCACGATGATTTCGGATAGCCGGATTCCACTTTTCCGCATCGTGCTCTAGCGCAGCACCCGCGAGAGCCGGCACCACTCGCCCTTGTCGGCCGGCAGGCCGAGGCGGAGCAGGTCCGGCCGGTCGGCGAAGCGCCGCACGTAGATCCCGGCCGCGCCGAGGCGCCCGAACAGGCCCGGCGCGTCCGCGAAGCGCGCGAGCCGGAACAGGCAGGTGCCGCCGACGACCGCGCCGCCCGCCCGCGCCAGCATCCGGTCGAGCCGGGCGGCGTCGGCGGCGCGCGCCGCGGCGGCCTCCGCGCGCCACGCCCGGTCGGCGAGCGCCGCCCGGCCGATCGCCAGCGCCGGCCCCGAGACCGCCCAGGGCCCGAGCGCCGCGGCGATCCCGCGCGCCGTCTCCGGGACCGCCAGCGCGAAGCCGAGGCGCAGCCCCGCGAGCCCGTAGGTCTTGCCGAAGGAGCGCAGCACCACGAGGCTAGGGACGAGCGCGCCCGCGAGGCTCGGGCCCGGTTCGAGGTCGCAGAAGGCCTCGTCCACCACGAGCAGGCCGCCGCGCCGGCCGAGATCCCGCGCCAGCGCCAGGAGGGCGGCGCCCGGCAGCACGCGCCCGTCCGGGTTGTTCGGGTTGACCGCGACGACGACCTCGGCCTCGTCCGCCGCGGCGAGGTCCGGCACGACGGCGACGGCGTGGCCGCCCCGGGCCCAGGCACCCGCGTGCTCGGCGTAGGTCGGCCCGACTACGGCGACGCGGGCGGGCGGGCGCAGGCGCGGCAGGGTCTCGATCAGGATCTGAGTGCCGGGCGCGGGCACGACGTGGTCCGGATCGGGCGCGCCGTAGGCTTCGGCGGCCGCCGCGCGCAGCGCCGCCGCGTCGGCCGCGGCGGGCAGGCGCTGCCACAGGCTGGCATCGAGCGCCGGGCACGGATAGGGAACCGGGTTGATCCCCGTCGAGAGGTCGATCCAGGGCTCGGGCGCCTCCGGGAACAGGGTGCGCGCCGCGCCCAGATCGCCGCCATGCGCCGCCGGCGCGGTCTCGACTCCGCCGGAACCCCGATGTCCTGGACCGAACTCGCTCATCCGCCCGCCACGTTCGGCATCCTGGCCCTGGCGCTGGCGATCGAGGCCGCCGCCGGCTACCCGGACGCGCTCTACAGGGCGCTCGGCCACCCTGTCACCTGGATCGGCCGGCTCATCGCGGCGCTCGACCGGGGGCTGAACCGGGGCGGCTTCGCCCGGCGCCGGTCCATGGGCGTGCTGGCGCTCATCGTTCTGCTCGGCACGGTCGGCGCGGCGGCCCTGGCTCTGACGGCGCTGCTCGCGCTCGCCGGCCCTTATGCCGGCCTCGTCCTGCTCGCCGTCCTCTGCGCGAGCCTGCCGGCGCAGCGCAGCCTGCACGACCATGTCGCGGCCGTCCCGCGCGCCCTGCGGGCGGAGGGTCTGGCCGGCGGGCGGCGCGCCGTGTCGATGATCGTCGGGCGCGACCCCGAGACGCTCGACGAGGCCGCGATCTGCCGGGCCGCGATCGAGAGCCTCGCCGAGAACTTTTCTGACGGGATCGTGGCGCCGGCCGTCTGGATCGGCCTCAGCGGGCTGCCGGGCGGCGCCCTCTACAAGGCGGTCAACACGGCCGACAGCATGATCGGCCACCGTACGCCGCGCCACGAGGCCTTCGGCTGGGCGGCCGCGCGCCTCGACGACCTCGTGAACCTGCCGGCCTCGCGGCTCACCGCCGGGCTGATCGTCGCCGCGGCGGGGATCCACGGCGTCCGCGCCGGTTTCGACGCGGGTGAGAGCCGGCCCTCGCCCGGGCGCGCTCTCGCGGCGGTGCTGCGGGACGCCCGACGACACCGCTCGCCCAATGCCGGCTGGCCCGAGGCGGCGATGGCGGGCGCGCTCGGGCTGGCGCTGGCGGGGCCGCGCGTCTACGGCGGCACCGTGGTGGCGGATGCCTGGATGGGCGACGGCCGGGCCGCGGCCGGCCCGGCGGATATCGAGCGGGCGCTCGCGCTCTACCGCACCGCCTGCCTGCTGCTCTGGGGCCTCGCCGCCGCGGCCGCGGGGCTCGGCTTCCTGCTCTGATCCGATCCCGTCGAGCCCAGGGAAGGCGCCTCCCTCTCCCCGCACGCGGGGGGAGGGGATCCGCTGCAGCGGCGCGCCAGGTCAAAACTCGATCCGCTTGGCCCCGCGAGGGGTTGCTTGCGACCCATTGCAGACCCTGTGAATGTCCGCTCAGCGGCAACTCAATGGGCAGGCACCGCGTGACAAGCGGAGGGGACCTAAACGGGCGTGACGAGTTTGCACACAGCCCGGATCAGCTCCGCCTGGTGCTCAGCGTGTAAGTGAGGCGCCTGCCGTACTCGAACTGCTAGGCCGCGGCCATTGCCCGGTTCACCTTCACCGCATTCACGAGCGCCGAGCGTTTCAGACTGGTCTGCTTGGTCAGATTGCGGATGACCTGAGTGTGGGCCTTGGCGACGGTGTGGTTGAGGGCACGGGATAGGGCGATCGGAGCGTTGGCCCCGAGCACCGCGAGTTGGTTGGCGAAGCGGCCGAGCAAGGCGTCGCCGGTGAAGGTCAGGGCGGACATGCACACCTCAGACTCATCACCTTAGCTAATCAGCGGAACAGGCTCAAGACGTTCTGAGGCACGGCATTGATGATACTCAACGCTTGGATACCGAGCTGCTGCTGGGTCTGCAGCGCCTTCAACTTGGTAGATTCTTCTTCGATGTCTGCGTCAACGAGATTTCCGATCGCGCTCTGCTGAATATCTGAAAGCATCGTGAGCAGCTCAGATTGCCCGGTGATCATCGCTTTGAAGCTCGCCATCCTCGTGATGGAATCTGTGACATTATTTATAATCTTGTCAACGAATTGAATGAATCCATGTATTTGATCTTGAGTGGTATGAGGTGTTACCGCAAGGGCAGTTCCCGGCCCAGCTAAAGAGACATAATTATAGCCAACAACGATGTTTTCGCCTGCAAGATTTTTTCTGAAGCTGCTGGCGACTAATTGTGTAGTGTCGAGGATGCCTTTCGGGGATCTATCTGGCTCTTGGAAACCCTCGTCTCTCGTAGTAGCGCCCGACACGGTGCCATACCCAATATCTATGGCACTATGGCCGGCCGTAGGGGGAGCGATTGTAATATCAATGGCTGAGTGAGGCCCAGAGGCATCGAGGCTGAATGTCAATCCCACATACGGGAATGCGTATGCGGATACATTTATCTCAGCTATGTTTTCGATACCGACGGATTTGCTCTGATATTGTGTTTTAATTTGCTCAGAAATCTCAGATACTATGTCCCAGCGCGAAACATCGGATAGGTTCGTGAAGCCACGAGCAGCCAAAGTCGATCCATTTATTAGAACATCATAAACTACAGCTGGGTACTTGTCCCGAAACGGTCTGATTTCCAGATGTATTTCGGATCCGCCGCTAAAATCGATGCCGTCGCCTTCGTTGGTCACAGTAAAGCTTGATGCTGGTGCGCCAGAAACCTGGAAGGAGACAACGTCTCCTGCCGACAGGTCGGACACGGCGATGTCGACGTAACTCGCCTGCGGATCGCCAAACTGATCAATAGGATGATCTGCTGGCACCCCCGCCACAGGTGCGGCGACGCCGTTTGTATAACTACCGATGATAGTTTTGCTCATATCGCGGACGTACAAGCGCAATGTTCCATCACCTTGCTTGTTCGTGCCAGCGTAGGAGGCTGTAATCTGCGAGCTGAGGCCTGATGAATTTATACTTTGTGCGAGCCTGTATATTTGATCAATTGTTTCGCTGCCGGTGACAAGTGGCGTGTGTGGGACGACAGTGTTGGCGTCAAAAAGGGCCAATGAAGCAATGTCCAGCTTTTCTATCTTCGTTGACAAGGTCCCGTTGTCGCTGCGCGGGGCGCCTAAAACGAAATTGGCATAGCGGGTCCAATTTGGATTGCTGGCGCCAGAATCGACTGATAGCCAATTCTGACCATTCGCGGATGCGGTGTCAGCATTCGTCCGTAGCTTCTGTTGTAAAATTTCGATCTCGCCCTGAAGCTTTGGCCGATCAGTATTCTCGGACATGGCGCTCACAAGGCGCTCACGGATTTCCCCGAGATCGGCCAAGGTTGTTGTGAGGCCAACCGTTGTCACGTCGATACCAGCCGCACCAAGAGCGAGGCTTGATTTGATAGCGCTATTGATACCGCGATCAGACCGCAACGTCGAGGCGATGGCCCAGTAGGCGGCGCCATCAGCGGCCGAACTTATACGTTGGCCAGTCGAGAATCGGTTATTGGTAGTGTCAATCTGACTGTTGATCGAGCGCAAGGTCTGTAGCGCTATCACCGCCGAGCTATTGGTCAGGATGCTGGTCATGAAGCACGCGATCGGCACACATACCCTTCGGACACCCCCGAGGGATAGATTTTAACCACTTAACTTAGAGTTAACCACACATAGCCTGGTTAAGGTTCTAGGCCGGTCGAGACAATGCGAGCCGCAGCCGTAGCGCTGGAGTCCGCTCACCGCCTCAGCAGCCCCTCGCGCGGCCAAGCGGATCGCGTTTTGACCCGCTACGCCGTGCGTGGCGCCGCCGGCTCGATCGCCCTTCCCCGCCGGGCAGCGTCGCGGCGGAGCGCCGAGAGCACCACGAACATCAGGCAGGCCCCGAGCCCGAGGCAGGCCGCGAGAAAATACATCGGCGCGAGGTCGCTGCCGCTGCGGTCGCGGATGAACGGGACCGCGTTCTGCGCGACGAAGCCGCCGAGATTGCCCACCGAGTTGATCGCCGCGATGCCGGCCGCCGCGCTCGCGCCCTTGAGGAAGGTCGGCGGCAGGGACCAGAACACGGGCTGGGCCGAGAACACGCCCGCCGCCGCCACGCACAGGCAGGCGAATTTCAGCGCCGCACCCGGCAGCACGACGCTCAGCACCAGGGCGGCGGCCGCCACGAGCCCCGGCACCACCACGTGCCAGAGCTGATCGCCGGTGCGCGCTGCGCGCCGGGGCACCCACCAGAGCGCGAGGGCCGTGACGATCCAAGGCACGATGTTGATGAAGCCGTTCGTGGTGTTCGAGGCACCGAAGCCCTTCACCACGGTTGGCAGCCAGTAGCTCAGGCCGTAGGCGGCCAGAGGGAAGGCCACGTAGACCGAGGCCAGCATCCAGACCCGCCGGTCGAGCAGCGCCGCGAAGGGGTTATGGTGCTCGACCTGTCCCCCGCTCGCGCGCTCGTGGGCGAGCTGGCGCGAGAGCCAGGCCTTGCCCTCGGGCGGCAGCCAGGGCGCCCGCTCCGGCCCGTCCGGCAGGATCTTCAGCACCACGAATGTGAGGACCAGGGCCGGCAGGCCGGTCGCCACGAAGACCCACTGCCAGCCTTTGAGGCCCAGGAGCCCGTCGAGGTCGAGCAGTGCGCCGCCGATCGCCGCGCCGACCGCGTTGGCGAAGGCGCTGGCGATCATGAACCAGCCGATCATCCGGGCGCGGTGGGATTGCGGGAACCATAGGGTGAGCGCGAACAGCACGCCCGGGAAGAAGCCCGCCTCCGCCACGCCCAGCAGGAAGCGCAGCACGTAGAACATCGTCGTGTTCTGGGTGAAGCCGAGCAGGACCGTGATCAGCCCCCAGGTGAACATGATGCGGGCGAACCAGCGCCGTGCGCCGACCCGCTCCAGGATCACGTTGGCCGGCACCTCGAACAGGAAGTAGCCGAGGAAGAACAGCGAGGCGCCGAGACCGTAGACGCTCTCGCTGAGCCCCAGATCGCCGACCATCTGGAGCTTGGCGTAGGAGATGTTCTGCCGGTCGATATAGGCGATGAGGTACATCAGCCCGAGAAGCGGCATCAGCCGCAGCGTCACCGTGCGGACCGTGTCGTGCGCGAGGCGTGCATCGACCTGAGGCGGCTCGGGGGTGATGTCGGGCCTCATGGCGTCCTCCCGCGTCCGGCTTCCGGTCCGGACTTCAGGTTTAGCCTAGGGCGGTCAATCCTAGCGCGCCAGCGCCAGCAGGCGCCCGAGATCGACATGGGTCTCGAGGTGTTCGGCGAGCCGGTCGAGCGCCACCTCGACGCCGGCCTCGTAGGCGATGCCGCCGGCCTGCGCCCCGAGCCGGGCGAGCCAGGCGGCGCGCTGCCGGTCGTCGGCGAAGAGCCCGTGCAGGTAGGTGCCGCAGACGAGCCCGTCGGCCGAGACCGCCCCGTCGAGGCGCCCGTCGGCGAGCCGCAGCAGCGGGCGGACGGCGTCGGGCCCGGACGTCGCGCCGATATGCATCTCGTAGCCGGTGAACGGCAGGCCGTCCGCGAGGCTGGTGCCGGTGACCGCCTCCAGCCGCTTCTCGGGCGTCATCACGGTCTCGACGTCGAGGAGGCCGAGGCCCGGCACGGTGCGCGGCGCGCCCTCGATGCCGTGCGGGTCGGAGAGCGTGCGCCCGAGCATCTGATAGCCGCCGCAGAGCCCGAGCACCCGGCCGCCCCGGCGCAGATGCGCCCGGAGGTCGATGTCCCAGCCCTCTTCGCGCAGGGCGTCGAGGTCGTCGATCGTGGTCTTGGAGCCGGGCAGCAGCACGAGTGCCGCGTCGCCCGGGATCGGCTCGCCCGAACGCACCAGCACCACCGCGACGCCGGGCTCGGCCCTGAGCGGGTCGAGATCGTCGAAATTGGCGATGCGCGGCAGCACCGGCACGGCGATCTTCACCCCCGCGGCGCCGGGCGCCGAGCCCGCGAGCCCCAGCACGTCCTCGGCGGGCAGGCGCGCGGCGGCGGGCAGGTGCGGGACGAGCCCCAGAGCGTCCCAGCCCGTCCGCTCTGCGATGAGGCGCATGCCGTCGGCGAACAGCGCCGGGTCGCCGCGGAAGCGGTTGACGAGGAAGCCCCGGATCATCGCGGCGTCGGCCGGATCGATCACCGCCTTCGTGCCGACGAGGCTCGCGATCACCCCGCCCCGGTCGATGTCGCCGACGAGGATCACCGGCGTATCGGTGGCGCGGGCAAAGCCCATATTTGCGATGTCGCCGGCCCGCAGGTTCACCTCGGAGGCCGAGCCCGCCCCCTCGACCAGCACGAGGTCGGCCTCCGAGCGCAGCCGCGCGAAGCTGTCGAGCACCGCCCGCATCAGGCGCGGCTTCCAGGCCTGGTAGTCGCGCGCCCTGACGGTCGCGATCATGCGGCCCTGCACCACCACCTGCGAGCCGACCTCGCTCTGGGGCTTCAGCAGCACTGGGTTCATGTGGACGGTGGGGCTGATCCCGGCCGCCCGCGCCTGGAGCGCCTGGGCGCGGCCGATCTCGCCCCCGTCCACTGTCACGGCGGCGTTGTTCGACATGTTCTGCGGCTTGAACGGCCGCACCCGGAGGCCCCGCCGGGAGAAGGCGCGCGCGAGCCCGGCCACGATCAGCGACTTGCCGACGTCGGAGCCGGTGCCCTGGATCATCAGGGCGCGGGTCATGCGCGCACGACCATCAGAACTCGATCCCCTCCTGCGCCTTCACGCCCGACGCGAAATGGTGCTTCACGCTGCCCATCTCGGTGACGAGGTCGGCGGCCTCGATCAGCATCGGCTTGGCGTTGCGGCCGGTGACCACGACGTGCAGGTCCGGCCGCCGAGCCTGGAGGGTTCCCACCACTGCCGCAAGGTCGAGATAGTCGTAGCGGAGCGCGATATTGAGCTCGTCGAGGACGAGCAGGCGGACCGTCGGATCGGCCATCAGCGCCTCGGCCCGCACCCAGGCGTGGCGGCAGGCTGCGATGTCTCGGGCCTTGTCCTGCGTCTCCCAGGTGAAGCCCTCGCCCAGCGTGTGCCAGGCGACCCGTTCGCCGAAGGCCTGGAACGCGTGGCGCTCGCCCGTGTCCCAGCCGCCCTTGATGAACTGCACGCAGGCCACCCGCCAGCCGCGCCCGAGGGCGCGCAGCATCAGCCCGAGCGCTGCGGTCGTCTTGCCCTTGCCGGGGCCGGTATGGACGATGAGCAGGCCCTTCTCGACGGTCTTCCCCGCCACCTCGGCGTCCTGCACGGCCTTGCGCTTGGCCATCTTCTCGCGGTGGCGCTCGGCCTCTGCGTCGTCGCTCACGGCTGACCTCCGGGTTTCGCGTCGGTTTTCACGGTCATGGGCAGGCCCGCCACCATGAAGACGACGCGGTCGGCCTGGGCGGCGAGGCGCTGGTGCAGGCGGCCGGCCTCGTCGCGGAAACGGCGGGCGAGCGCGTTGTCCGGCACGATGCCGAGGCCGACCTCGTTGCCGACGAGCACCACGGGTCCCGCCGCCGCCGCGCAGGCCGCCAGCAGGGCCGCGCCCGCCGCCGTCACGTCGGCCTCGGCGAGGATCAGGTTGGTGAGCCAGAGCGTCAGGCAATCGACCAGCACCGGCCCCGTCGCCTCCGCCACCGCCTCGGGCAGATCCATCGGCGCGTCGCGGGTGATCCAGCCGTCCGGGCGCCGCGCCCGGTGCAGGGCGATCCGCTCGCGCATCTCGTCGTCCCACGCCTGGGCGGTGGCGAGATAGAGCCAGGGCGCCGGCCGCGCCTCGATCAGCGCCTCCGCATAGGCGCTCTTGCCCGAGCGCGCGCCGCCGAGCACCAGGG is from Methylobacterium radiodurans and encodes:
- the cbiB gene encoding adenosylcobinamide-phosphate synthase CbiB; the protein is MSWTELAHPPATFGILALALAIEAAAGYPDALYRALGHPVTWIGRLIAALDRGLNRGGFARRRSMGVLALIVLLGTVGAAALALTALLALAGPYAGLVLLAVLCASLPAQRSLHDHVAAVPRALRAEGLAGGRRAVSMIVGRDPETLDEAAICRAAIESLAENFSDGIVAPAVWIGLSGLPGGALYKAVNTADSMIGHRTPRHEAFGWAAARLDDLVNLPASRLTAGLIVAAAGIHGVRAGFDAGESRPSPGRALAAVLRDARRHRSPNAGWPEAAMAGALGLALAGPRVYGGTVVADAWMGDGRAAAGPADIERALALYRTACLLLWGLAAAAAGLGFLL
- a CDS encoding flagellin; its protein translation is MTSILTNSSAVIALQTLRSINSQIDTTNNRFSTGQRISSAADGAAYWAIASTLRSDRGINSAIKSSLALGAAGIDVTTVGLTTTLADLGEIRERLVSAMSENTDRPKLQGEIEILQQKLRTNADTASANGQNWLSVDSGASNPNWTRYANFVLGAPRSDNGTLSTKIEKLDIASLALFDANTVVPHTPLVTGSETIDQIYRLAQSINSSGLSSQITASYAGTNKQGDGTLRLYVRDMSKTIIGSYTNGVAAPVAGVPADHPIDQFGDPQASYVDIAVSDLSAGDVVSFQVSGAPASSFTVTNEGDGIDFSGGSEIHLEIRPFRDKYPAVVYDVLINGSTLAARGFTNLSDVSRWDIVSEISEQIKTQYQSKSVGIENIAEINVSAYAFPYVGLTFSLDASGPHSAIDITIAPPTAGHSAIDIGYGTVSGATTRDEGFQEPDRSPKGILDTTQLVASSFRKNLAGENIVVGYNYVSLAGPGTALAVTPHTTQDQIHGFIQFVDKIINNVTDSITRMASFKAMITGQSELLTMLSDIQQSAIGNLVDADIEEESTKLKALQTQQQLGIQALSIINAVPQNVLSLFR
- a CDS encoding MFS transporter; its protein translation is MRPDITPEPPQVDARLAHDTVRTVTLRLMPLLGLMYLIAYIDRQNISYAKLQMVGDLGLSESVYGLGASLFFLGYFLFEVPANVILERVGARRWFARIMFTWGLITVLLGFTQNTTMFYVLRFLLGVAEAGFFPGVLFALTLWFPQSHRARMIGWFMIASAFANAVGAAIGGALLDLDGLLGLKGWQWVFVATGLPALVLTFVVLKILPDGPERAPWLPPEGKAWLSRQLAHERASGGQVEHHNPFAALLDRRVWMLASVYVAFPLAAYGLSYWLPTVVKGFGASNTTNGFINIVPWIVTALALWWVPRRAARTGDQLWHVVVPGLVAAAALVLSVVLPGAALKFACLCVAAAGVFSAQPVFWSLPPTFLKGASAAAGIAAINSVGNLGGFVAQNAVPFIRDRSGSDLAPMYFLAACLGLGACLMFVVLSALRRDAARRGRAIEPAAPRTA
- a CDS encoding cobyric acid synthase translates to MTRALMIQGTGSDVGKSLIVAGLARAFSRRGLRVRPFKPQNMSNNAAVTVDGGEIGRAQALQARAAGISPTVHMNPVLLKPQSEVGSQVVVQGRMIATVRARDYQAWKPRLMRAVLDSFARLRSEADLVLVEGAGSASEVNLRAGDIANMGFARATDTPVILVGDIDRGGVIASLVGTKAVIDPADAAMIRGFLVNRFRGDPALFADGMRLIAERTGWDALGLVPHLPAAARLPAEDVLGLAGSAPGAAGVKIAVPVLPRIANFDDLDPLRAEPGVAVVLVRSGEPIPGDAALVLLPGSKTTIDDLDALREEGWDIDLRAHLRRGGRVLGLCGGYQMLGRTLSDPHGIEGAPRTVPGLGLLDVETVMTPEKRLEAVTGTSLADGLPFTGYEMHIGATSGPDAVRPLLRLADGRLDGAVSADGLVCGTYLHGLFADDRQRAAWLARLGAQAGGIAYEAGVEVALDRLAEHLETHVDLGRLLALAR
- the cobO gene encoding cob(I)yrinic acid a,c-diamide adenosyltransferase, which produces MSDDAEAERHREKMAKRKAVQDAEVAGKTVEKGLLIVHTGPGKGKTTAALGLMLRALGRGWRVACVQFIKGGWDTGERHAFQAFGERVAWHTLGEGFTWETQDKARDIAACRHAWVRAEALMADPTVRLLVLDELNIALRYDYLDLAAVVGTLQARRPDLHVVVTGRNAKPMLIEAADLVTEMGSVKHHFASGVKAQEGIEF